The window GCCACTCTTCTATTGTTAATTGTTATAAAACCCATGCTCTTTTCCTCCTACCCTTCTATATGTATTGCGCCGAAAGCACATGCACTCTCACAGGCGCCGCACTTAATACATTTTTCATTGTCAATCACATATGGTTCCTTTATCCTTCCGCTGATAGCGCCTACGGGACAGTTCCTTGCACATTTAGAACATCCCTTGCACCGTTCCTCACTGATAATAAATCTCCGAAGTGCAGTACATGTGTGGGAAGTACATTTCTTCTCAACAACATGCTCCAAATATTCCTCACGGAACAGTTTCAAAGTACTCATGACCGGCAGCGCCGCGCTTTTCCCCAGGCCGCAGAGTGCAGTCTCCGTGATCGTGGTGGCAAGTTCCTCCAGCAGGTCCAAATCCTCTGGTTTTCCATTTCCCGCCACGATCCTTTCCAGAATCTCCAGCATCCTTTTTGTACCTTCCCGGCAGGGAACACATTTTCCGCAGCTCTCGTTCTGTGTAAAATTCATGAAGAAGCGGGCCACCTCGACCATACAGGTACGGCTGTCCATGACTACCAGTCCGCCTGAGCCTATCATTGCCCCCATCTTTTTTAAAGAATCAAAATCCAGCTCTACGTCCAGATGAGGGGTTATCAGGCATCCTCCTGAAGGCCCTCCTATCTGTACAGCCTTAAACTCTCCGTCTCCTTTAATGCCTCCCCCAATATCGTAGATGACCTCTCTTAAGGTAGTCCCCATAGGAACTTCAATCAATCCCGTATGTTTCACGCTTCCGGTCAGGGCGAAAGCCTTTGTCCCGGGACTGTTCTCTGGCCCAATACTCTTAAACCACTGGGCCCCCTCCTGGATAATCATAGGCACATTGGCAAAGGTTTCCACGTTATTGAGGACTGTCGGCTTGGCGAACAGCCCCTGCTCTACTGTCCTTGGAGGCTTCACCCTGGGCATCCCCCGGTTTCCTTCGATGGAGGCTGTCAGGGCGCTTCCTTCCCCACATACGAAAGCGCCCGCCCCTCTGTTAATGTGCAGCCGGAAGGAAAAACCTGTCCCTAAGATATTATCGCCTAAAAGTCCGCAGCTCTCGGCCTGTTCAATGGCCAGCTTCAGCCTGCTGATTGCCAGAGGATACTCTGCGCGCACATAGACATACCCCTCCTGTGCGCCTACAGCGTAGGCGGCAATCATCATGCCTTCAATCATCTTATGGGGGTCGCCCTCCATGATGCTTCTATCCATGAATGCCCCCGGGTCACCTTCATCCCCATTACAGACTACAAAGCGCACCTTCTCCGGCTGCCTTGCCACCTGGGACCATTTATAACCTGTCTGGAAGCCGCCGCCCCCACGCCCCCGCAGGTTAGATTCTGTAATCTCCTGTATAACCTCCTGGGGTTTCATTTCGAACAAAACCTTTTCCAAGGCACAATAGCCGCCTGTGGATATGTATTCCTGAATGTGCTCAGCATCAATATGGCCGCAGTTTTTCAAGACATTTCTTGTCTGCTTCTTATAAAAAGGAATGTCCTCCTGCTTCTGGTATTCTACTCCATCCTGTTTAAAAAGCAGGTGCCGGATAGGCTCCCCCTTTTCTATTGTCCTGTGGAAAATCTCGTCACAGTCCTCTGGCTGTACTTTTGTATACAAAATACCATGGGGTTCGATCCTCATCAGGGGGCCCATCTCACAGAAACCATGGCATCCACTTTTCTTAACTCCGATTGCGCCGTCACCGTGGGCGATCTCAGGCCCAAAATGAACCTCCACATCTGGATTCTCTTTTGCCAGCTCACACATTCTGTCAAATATAGCTCCTGATCCTCCTGCCAGGCATCCGGTTCCCGCACAAATCAGCACTCTGCATTTACTGCTCTCCATCTGTATCTTTGAAGCCTTGCGGACCTGCCCCAGATCCTCTCTGTTTTTAATTCTTTCCATTTTCTAAGCTCCTCTCAATTCGTGAATCAATTCTGCCGCCGCATCTGGGGTCATTGCCGGGTATACTTTATCATTTACTGTCAGGACCGGCGCAAGTCCGCAGGCGCCGAGGCAGGAGACGGTTTCCAGCGTAAAGAGCATATCATCCGTTGTAGCTTTGTCCTTTGAGAGTCCCAGCTCACTGTAAAGCCTTTCCAGGATGGGAATAGATTTGCGCACATGACAGGCTGTCCCGTCACATACTTTTATGATATATTTTCCTTTTGGCTCAAAAGAAAAATTCTCATAAAAAGTCGCTACACTGTAGGCCTTGGCTTCATTGATTCCCAGCTTACTGGCAACATAGCTTAGAAGCTCTGGCGGAAGGTAGCGGTATTCAGTCTGAATATCCTGGATAATAGGGATAAGGGATGCCTGTTCGTCACCGTGTGATGCTATGATCTCGTCAGCCTTATCATAATAGGTCTGTTCTAACATGGGATACCTCCTTTAAAATATACTCTCTTTATCAACTGAGCATATGTATTATATAGTTAAAATTTTATCAATTAAGCACTATTATATGTTAAATTCCACTAATAATCAATATGAAATCGAAAAAAATAATAGGGAAATATGACAGGCGCCCGCCGTATCTAAGATTCAATTTATGGCAAAATTCTGTATCTCCAATGTATACCTGGATTTAGAATTCATGGCCTGTGCCGTTGGGCTATTTCAGAAATCCCCCTCGCCAATTCTATCCCGAGCCTTTCCATCTCAGCAAGACGCCTCATGCCGCTGATGGAATCTTCCGCTGTCAGGCTGCACACTGCAGATAGATTGGCAAACTGCAGCGCCTCCTTAACCGGATACTCCTGGTATAACGCATACAGCATGCCGGCGCAGAAGGCATCCCCTGCCCCCACGCTGCCTTTTATAAAACCCTCTGGGAGGCAAAATCCGGGGGCCTCCCAATAGTTCCCCTGGCAGTCCAGGGCGTATCCCCCCTCGGGTGCATGGATTACAGCCAGCGTCCCCACACCCATACGGTGTAAACGCAGTAAAATTTCTTTTATTTTTTTCTTGTCAATATTCCCCTGCCTATCCCGGGGGGTAATGTCAGTGATATTCCCCCCTTCTATTTCATTGGCTATAAAATAGTCACAGTACTTCAGGCAGGGCGCCACAACCTGGCCAAACCGCCCGCCCTCCTCACTGGCCACATCCATGGATGTCTGAATCCCTCTTTTCTGGGCCATCGCAAGTGTCTTTGCCATCACGCTCCCATAAACCTCCTCCCTGGCATCCATTGCATCCAGCAGAAGCGCGTACCCTATGTGTAAGATGGATGCCTCCATACAGGCTATTTCCTCCTCTGAAAGTACAAATTCTTTATTTGCCCCTCTTCTGTGAAAAAAAGTCCTTTCTCCAGTAGCTTTCACGGACATAACATCTGTATAAGAAGTGCTTTCCTCTGGTGAATACTGTATGCCTTCCACAGGCACCCCAAGTTTTTTTAACTGGCTGCGTATAAATTCACCATCCTCATCCGTCCCTGTACGCCCATAACAGGAAAGGGGGATGGAGCTATCCATAATTGCCAGGCCTGCCGCTGTATTCCCGGCGCATCCTCCAATACACCGGTATTCTTTTTCTATATTGCATAACATTCCCCTGGCTGGCCAGATATCTGTTATTTTTACATGGTCTACAATCAGATTGCCTGCAACTGCAATTCCTTTCCTCATTTCCTCTCCTCCTTTAAAACCATCCATTTTATCATGATACTCAAAATACATGTATTACGGGGTGCCCTGTGGGTATACCCTATTGGACGTAGTCCACCCGTCCGAAGGACATGTGTTACGGGGTGCCCTGGGGGCATACCCTATTGGACGTAGTCCACCTGTCCGAAGGACATGTGTTACGGGGTGCCCTGGGGGTATACCTTATTGGACGTAGTCCACCTGTCCGAAGGACATGTGTTACGGGGTGCCCTGGGGGCATACCTTGATGTCTACTTCATGTCTGCCGCTTAACTCTGCCGGTATATAGGATACCTCCTGTCCGTCCAAAAGTATCTGCCTTCCCCCCGGCGTACTGACTATATCATAAACACCCTTGCCAAAACGCAGGCCTGTAAGGCGTATCTGGTGAAGTCCTGTGGTTTCCGTATCTGGACAAAACACAGGATTCAGGTACATTCCTTTTTCATCATAGCTTATGCCCAGCAGGCCATAAAAAATTGTAGATATAAATCCCGCCGCATGCCATAGCTGCCCAGGCCACCGCCATGCCCTTCCTGTGTCCACATCCACCACTTCATAAAAGGTTCTATTGATTATAGCATTTCTCACCTGCTGCATTAAAAGTTTCCAGACAAGCGCAAAGTTGCCTGTCTCACAGGCCGCAGCTGCAATTCCGGCATTCCACACGCCCCAGCTGCTATGGCAGAAATGGTTTTTCTCTTTCCGGCAGGGAAACAAATCCAGGCCAAATTCCGTCATGGCGGCCTGCTCCATCTGTTCAAGCATCCGGTATTTTTGTCCCGGGCCTGCAATCTTAAATCTGCCCCACACCGCGCCCTCCGCGCCTGATGTCTCCCACATACTATACGCCCAAGCATCGCTTCCCTTCGGGCCGCTTGTAAAATACCCTGCCTCCTCCTTCCAGAATTCTTTCCTGATCCTCTCTCGCATCCGGCGCCCTATATCCCCATACTGCCCGAATATCTTATTTTCTTCTCCCAACAGACAGGCCATCCGCTCCATACAAAGAAACGCTTCCATATAATAAATCTCTGTGCTCAGGCAGTACCCGCCTGCCTCTGCCTCCTCGAATGCGTCGTTAGAGGTAGACTGGCAGGCTTTGACCAATCCCCTGGCAGGGTCAAAATGCCTGCAGGCCTCCTCCATCCTGCCGCACAGATCTCCCCAAGTATCATAGATCAGGGAAACATCCCCTGTCACACAATAATAATCCCATATCCCCACTGCCGGCATGGCAAGTCCGTCTGCGCCATTGTCAAATCCCTTTGATGCCGTATACCGCAGCGTCCGGTATGCCCCCTCCCGGTCTAACAGGGTACCGCACCGTATTGCTGTATGGGTCGTATCTCTTAGCCATACACCAAAGCCTTCCCCTTTCCCCTGGAACAAACCACTGCCCCACATCCCTTCCTGGCCGGGCATGGCGTAATCCTCTGAACTGCAGAGGAAAAACACCTCGCATGCTATGTTATATGCCACATCCAAAACAGGGATTCCCGTATACAGTTCAGGGAACTTTCCAAGGCTGTCAGGTATTTGGTGGAAGGGGCCTCTATGTATCTGCCTGCACATATCTCCCCAGGGAGTCTTTCTCCAGCAGAATTCCTCCGTGACCCTGGGCCATGAGAGTACTTTGTCTCTGTCCATTACATATGCCGGAGGCTCACCGTAACATTGGTCTCTAATATACGTGTCATAAATCTGGAATGAGGGACTATCATAGATAAGCTTTCCACTAGCCGCCTCCATCCCTTTATATTCCTCTGGATAACGGGTACTTCTCAACCCAAAAAGCTCTGCCGACATGATTACTGCTGATTGTTTTCTGTCCCGCACCAGAAGGATTTCAGATTCCTGCACTGGAACCTTAAAGTCAATATTCCCTGCAATTCCTTCCTTGGGACTGGCTTCTGCAGGGCACTCCCTCTCAAAGAACTCCACCAGGACATGCCCCTGTGCCAGTATTTCCATAATCCCTTGGTCATACCAAAGCTGCAGGCAAAGTAGGTTCTCCTGGGGTTCTGCCCGCATTTGGGCACCCCTGCACACCAAATTTTTCGTATTACGGTTCCACAAAATATGGCATCCACATATTGCAATCTCTATTTCTTCAGAGTCTCTTATATCAATTTTTAAAAGCAGTTCAAAGGCGGCGGCATATATATCCTCCCCGGCTCCCTCACCTTCCTTAATCTGAATGTCCGGCCAGACCCCTGGTGAAATGCGGAACCTTAGATTCTCACAGAAATCTTCCTCCAACCTCACATCCCTCCATTCTCTTTTCCAGAGACGGATATGTCTGGCAGCTTTCAGAGGTACAAGTAATCCTCCTTTTTTTTCAAAGACCTGTGATAAAAAATTGCTATATGCTCCCCCCGTATGATCTGATGCGGCCAGCTCATAAACGTGCCCATCCCATTGAAACCAGTATACAGACGTAATCCTGCCGGCCCAGTTTTCAAACCCGCATTTCTGGCAGTAGACGGGAATATGTTCCCCCCTCTCTAACAGGCCGCTGATTTTTGCCGGCATCTTCCAGTGAAAGAGATCCCGGCTTCTCACCGTGCGTATGACAGCTTCCCCGTCATCCTCCAGCATTCGGTGCTGTATCTGAAAATTCCATATGCCCGATCTCCTGTACAATCTCAGAATATACCCAAAGGTCCCGCACTCCGGGGCCAGGTGGAAGAGCGGCCGGATCCTTTCATACTGCATCCTCTCCAGAACTTCATCTCCCAGAAGCTGTATGGCCCTCCCTCCCACCCTGCCTTCCTTTGTGCGGAGTTTTACCTCCCTGTCAGTTTCCTCCATCAGAAAATACCCCCACTTATCAGGGAATCCTTCTGCCAGCCTGACTTGTAATTCCTTCTCTTTTATCCCGTCCTTGTATACTCCAAGGGACACTATGGGATTGTCTTTTGCCAATGGTATTTTTATTAACATTTCGCGTCCTCTACATTTCATATTGTATTGCTTTTTATAATAAAAACCGATATAATCAAAAACATAAATGTTCATTTTTCATAGCTTTGGCTGCCTGTCTGCTTATCCCAATTGGCAGGATTCCCAAATATTCAGGCCCCGATGGGGAACCCATGGATAGGATAAGTTTTCAGACACACAGTAAGGCAAATATAAATCATCGCAAACGAAAGGTTCTACTATGGCTACTATCAAAGATGTCGCTGCCAGGTCCGGCGTTTCTGTGGGGACAGTTTCCCGCGTTTTGAATAAAAGAGGATATATATCGCAGGAGACCTATCAAAAGGTTTACCAGGCTATGGAGGATTTGAATTATCAGCCTAACCAGATTGCACGCAACCTTTTCAGCCAGCGTACATATACAATAGGCCTGCTTCTTCCCGATATTTCCCATCCTTATTTCTCAGAACTTACCCGGGAACTTGAGCTTTTATTATATGAATCAGGATATAAAGTGTTATTATGTAACACAAAGGAAAATGCAAACCGGGAGCAGGATTATATTAAGATGCTCCAGCAGAATAAAGTGGATGGCATTATCATTGCCACACA of the Luxibacter massiliensis genome contains:
- a CDS encoding complex I 24 kDa subunit family protein, producing the protein MLEQTYYDKADEIIASHGDEQASLIPIIQDIQTEYRYLPPELLSYVASKLGINEAKAYSVATFYENFSFEPKGKYIIKVCDGTACHVRKSIPILERLYSELGLSKDKATTDDMLFTLETVSCLGACGLAPVLTVNDKVYPAMTPDAAAELIHELRGA
- a CDS encoding carbohydrate kinase family protein, producing MRKGIAVAGNLIVDHVKITDIWPARGMLCNIEKEYRCIGGCAGNTAAGLAIMDSSIPLSCYGRTGTDEDGEFIRSQLKKLGVPVEGIQYSPEESTSYTDVMSVKATGERTFFHRRGANKEFVLSEEEIACMEASILHIGYALLLDAMDAREEVYGSVMAKTLAMAQKRGIQTSMDVASEEGGRFGQVVAPCLKYCDYFIANEIEGGNITDITPRDRQGNIDKKKIKEILLRLHRMGVGTLAVIHAPEGGYALDCQGNYWEAPGFCLPEGFIKGSVGAGDAFCAGMLYALYQEYPVKEALQFANLSAVCSLTAEDSISGMRRLAEMERLGIELARGISEIAQRHRP
- a CDS encoding NADH-quinone oxidoreductase subunit NuoF — protein: MERIKNREDLGQVRKASKIQMESSKCRVLICAGTGCLAGGSGAIFDRMCELAKENPDVEVHFGPEIAHGDGAIGVKKSGCHGFCEMGPLMRIEPHGILYTKVQPEDCDEIFHRTIEKGEPIRHLLFKQDGVEYQKQEDIPFYKKQTRNVLKNCGHIDAEHIQEYISTGGYCALEKVLFEMKPQEVIQEITESNLRGRGGGGFQTGYKWSQVARQPEKVRFVVCNGDEGDPGAFMDRSIMEGDPHKMIEGMMIAAYAVGAQEGYVYVRAEYPLAISRLKLAIEQAESCGLLGDNILGTGFSFRLHINRGAGAFVCGEGSALTASIEGNRGMPRVKPPRTVEQGLFAKPTVLNNVETFANVPMIIQEGAQWFKSIGPENSPGTKAFALTGSVKHTGLIEVPMGTTLREVIYDIGGGIKGDGEFKAVQIGGPSGGCLITPHLDVELDFDSLKKMGAMIGSGGLVVMDSRTCMVEVARFFMNFTQNESCGKCVPCREGTKRMLEILERIVAGNGKPEDLDLLEELATTITETALCGLGKSAALPVMSTLKLFREEYLEHVVEKKCTSHTCTALRRFIISEERCKGCSKCARNCPVGAISGRIKEPYVIDNEKCIKCGACESACAFGAIHIEG
- a CDS encoding glucosidase family protein, which codes for MLIKIPLAKDNPIVSLGVYKDGIKEKELQVRLAEGFPDKWGYFLMEETDREVKLRTKEGRVGGRAIQLLGDEVLERMQYERIRPLFHLAPECGTFGYILRLYRRSGIWNFQIQHRMLEDDGEAVIRTVRSRDLFHWKMPAKISGLLERGEHIPVYCQKCGFENWAGRITSVYWFQWDGHVYELAASDHTGGAYSNFLSQVFEKKGGLLVPLKAARHIRLWKREWRDVRLEEDFCENLRFRISPGVWPDIQIKEGEGAGEDIYAAAFELLLKIDIRDSEEIEIAICGCHILWNRNTKNLVCRGAQMRAEPQENLLCLQLWYDQGIMEILAQGHVLVEFFERECPAEASPKEGIAGNIDFKVPVQESEILLVRDRKQSAVIMSAELFGLRSTRYPEEYKGMEAASGKLIYDSPSFQIYDTYIRDQCYGEPPAYVMDRDKVLSWPRVTEEFCWRKTPWGDMCRQIHRGPFHQIPDSLGKFPELYTGIPVLDVAYNIACEVFFLCSSEDYAMPGQEGMWGSGLFQGKGEGFGVWLRDTTHTAIRCGTLLDREGAYRTLRYTASKGFDNGADGLAMPAVGIWDYYCVTGDVSLIYDTWGDLCGRMEEACRHFDPARGLVKACQSTSNDAFEEAEAGGYCLSTEIYYMEAFLCMERMACLLGEENKIFGQYGDIGRRMRERIRKEFWKEEAGYFTSGPKGSDAWAYSMWETSGAEGAVWGRFKIAGPGQKYRMLEQMEQAAMTEFGLDLFPCRKEKNHFCHSSWGVWNAGIAAAACETGNFALVWKLLMQQVRNAIINRTFYEVVDVDTGRAWRWPGQLWHAAGFISTIFYGLLGISYDEKGMYLNPVFCPDTETTGLHQIRLTGLRFGKGVYDIVSTPGGRQILLDGQEVSYIPAELSGRHEVDIKVCPQGTP